One genomic window of Acidobacteriota bacterium includes the following:
- the glmM gene encoding phosphoglucosamine mutase — MARQYFGTDGIRGRINKRPMTAETALRLAIAAARTFAPEGGREVVIGRDTRRSGEMIEAALIAGLTSMGVKPVLLGVVPTPAVALIARETGAALGFMVSASHNKYEDNGLKLFSPEGVKFTDDVEESLETAMAAAFEGEFAAPAAISEPESMAGSGRRYIGRCLETIGKGQDFSKLKVVLDCANGAGFETAPEALLRLGAQLTVIGNVPDGVNINAGVGSTATGALKAAVLERGADIGIALDGDADRLIVVDETGEEADGDQVMALIASEMHRTKRLKGGGMVATVMSNMGLGEYLKTLGLELARTKVGDRYVGEHMRQHGFNLGGEQSGHIILSDVSTTGDGLLAGLQVLAVLAARGGKASDMLRVFEPAPQKLVNIRYTGANPIESDRVKSALAAADALLGVRGRMVVRKSGTEPLIRVMAEALDADLMQKALTLVADAVKSEA, encoded by the coding sequence ATGGCCCGGCAGTATTTCGGAACCGACGGTATCCGTGGACGGATCAACAAACGTCCGATGACGGCAGAAACTGCCCTGCGCCTCGCCATTGCAGCGGCGCGCACTTTCGCACCGGAAGGCGGGCGCGAAGTGGTCATCGGCCGCGACACCCGCCGCTCAGGTGAGATGATCGAGGCGGCCCTGATCGCCGGCCTCACGTCGATGGGTGTCAAGCCGGTCCTGCTGGGCGTGGTCCCGACGCCCGCCGTGGCGCTGATCGCGCGCGAGACGGGCGCGGCGCTCGGCTTCATGGTGTCGGCCAGCCACAACAAGTACGAAGACAACGGCCTCAAGCTTTTCAGCCCGGAAGGCGTCAAGTTCACCGATGACGTCGAGGAATCGCTTGAAACGGCCATGGCCGCGGCTTTCGAAGGAGAATTCGCTGCGCCTGCCGCTATCTCCGAACCAGAAAGCATGGCGGGCTCCGGCCGACGCTATATCGGGCGCTGCCTCGAGACGATCGGCAAGGGGCAGGATTTCTCGAAGCTCAAGGTGGTGCTCGACTGTGCCAATGGCGCAGGTTTCGAGACCGCCCCCGAGGCGCTGCTCAGGCTGGGCGCACAGTTGACCGTGATAGGCAACGTGCCGGACGGCGTGAACATCAATGCCGGTGTCGGCTCGACGGCGACCGGCGCGCTCAAGGCCGCCGTGCTGGAGCGCGGCGCGGATATCGGGATCGCACTCGACGGTGACGCCGACCGGCTGATCGTGGTGGACGAGACCGGCGAGGAAGCCGACGGCGACCAGGTGATGGCACTCATCGCGTCGGAAATGCACCGCACGAAGCGGCTGAAGGGTGGAGGCATGGTCGCCACCGTGATGTCCAATATGGGGCTTGGCGAATACCTCAAGACACTTGGACTGGAACTGGCGCGCACCAAGGTTGGCGACCGCTATGTGGGCGAACACATGCGCCAGCATGGGTTCAATCTCGGCGGCGAACAATCCGGCCATATCATCCTGTCGGATGTGTCCACGACCGGCGACGGGTTGCTCGCCGGCCTGCAGGTGCTCGCCGTGCTCGCGGCGCGTGGCGGCAAGGCGTCGGACATGCTGCGCGTGTTCGAACCCGCACCGCAGAAGCTCGTCAACATCCGCTATACCGGCGCCAACCCTATCGAATCTGATAGGGTAAAGTCAGCGCTCGCTGCGGCAGATGCATTGCTCGGTGTTCGTGGACGGATGGTTGTGCGCAAGTCCGGCACCGAACCCCTGATCCGCGTGATGGCCGAAGCACTGGACGCAGACCTGATGCAAAAGGCCCTCACGCTTGTTGCCGACGCTGTAAAATCCGAAGCCTGA
- a CDS encoding AMP-binding protein, with protein MPEGQTLPAFRPLPQKTPDVSMTRKGEAIYISARQKPGDRPKSIPHALDERVALHPDRPFLRERDPATDEWVTLTYGEAKTITDSLAQAFLDLGAGPDAPVMLLSGNSIRAAMVILAAQKIGAPAAPISVPYSTMSSDFEKLRHCFNSVKPAVVFAEQLAPFKKAIDALPAGAFKVFSAETGGDNSVLGYDALAATEATAAVTRARDALTDASIGKYLFTSGSTGLPKPVPQTQGAMCSLIAGQEGLRDPSRDPDHDPDKVENFLDWLPWNHISGSNVNFNGALWSGSTFWIDGGKPTPALFHQTIANVRDCSPSVFGTAPIALSMLAEAMEQDETLLKAFFKNMRSIGYGGATLSDDLYDRLQDLAIKATGRRIPIVTMYGATETQGVTVVHWEVERVGLVGLPLPGTTLKLVPNGEKLEVRVKGPTVMPGYHNDPKKNAEVFDEEGYYCLGDAVKFVDENDANKGLIFDGRVGEDFKLSSGTWVSVGTLRPDFVAACSPLIFDAVICGQDKDYATALVWPSPATAEQYVKAAGDAAKGLAALTSDLTRKAAAFNASEQGSSRRIKRFMVLTEAPSIDAGEITDKGYVNQRLVISRRANLVQQLYLDPPAQGVIQL; from the coding sequence ATGCCTGAGGGCCAGACCCTGCCTGCATTCCGCCCGCTGCCGCAGAAGACCCCTGACGTCTCCATGACGCGGAAGGGCGAGGCCATCTACATCTCGGCTCGTCAGAAGCCCGGTGATCGCCCGAAGTCAATTCCTCATGCCCTCGACGAGCGGGTCGCGCTTCACCCCGACCGCCCTTTCCTGCGGGAACGTGATCCGGCCACGGATGAATGGGTGACGCTGACTTACGGCGAAGCCAAAACAATCACCGACAGCCTTGCGCAGGCTTTCCTCGATCTCGGCGCCGGCCCCGATGCGCCCGTCATGCTGCTCTCAGGGAACTCCATCCGCGCCGCCATGGTGATCCTTGCGGCCCAGAAGATCGGGGCGCCTGCCGCGCCAATTTCCGTGCCCTATTCGACGATGTCATCCGACTTTGAGAAGTTGCGTCATTGCTTCAATTCGGTGAAACCCGCCGTCGTGTTTGCAGAGCAACTCGCACCTTTCAAGAAGGCCATCGACGCATTGCCGGCCGGCGCCTTCAAGGTCTTCTCGGCGGAAACCGGCGGCGACAATTCCGTACTCGGATATGACGCCCTGGCCGCGACCGAGGCGACAGCGGCGGTGACCCGGGCACGCGACGCCCTTACCGATGCCAGCATCGGCAAGTACCTTTTCACTTCGGGCTCCACCGGACTGCCGAAACCCGTACCGCAAACTCAAGGCGCCATGTGTTCCCTGATCGCCGGCCAGGAAGGCCTGCGCGATCCGTCGCGTGATCCGGACCATGATCCCGACAAGGTCGAGAACTTTCTCGACTGGTTGCCCTGGAACCACATTTCCGGCTCCAACGTGAATTTCAACGGCGCGCTCTGGAGCGGCTCGACCTTCTGGATCGATGGCGGCAAGCCGACCCCTGCCCTCTTCCATCAGACGATCGCCAATGTGCGCGATTGCAGTCCGTCCGTGTTCGGAACAGCGCCGATCGCTCTGTCGATGCTCGCCGAAGCGATGGAGCAGGACGAGACCCTGTTGAAGGCCTTCTTCAAGAACATGCGGTCAATCGGCTATGGCGGCGCCACCTTGTCGGATGACCTTTACGACCGGCTTCAGGACCTTGCCATCAAGGCAACCGGCCGCCGCATCCCGATCGTCACCATGTACGGAGCCACCGAAACGCAAGGCGTGACGGTAGTCCACTGGGAAGTCGAACGCGTCGGCCTGGTCGGCCTGCCGCTTCCGGGCACCACGCTCAAATTGGTGCCCAACGGCGAGAAGCTGGAAGTGCGCGTCAAGGGCCCGACCGTCATGCCGGGCTATCACAACGACCCCAAGAAGAACGCTGAAGTCTTCGATGAAGAAGGATATTACTGTCTCGGCGACGCCGTGAAGTTCGTCGACGAGAATGACGCGAACAAGGGCCTGATCTTCGATGGCCGTGTGGGCGAAGACTTCAAGCTGTCCTCGGGAACATGGGTCTCGGTCGGCACGCTGCGCCCTGATTTTGTGGCCGCCTGTTCGCCGCTGATCTTCGACGCCGTGATCTGCGGCCAGGACAAGGACTACGCGACCGCGCTTGTCTGGCCGTCGCCGGCAACCGCCGAGCAATACGTCAAGGCGGCCGGTGATGCCGCCAAGGGACTGGCGGCGCTGACCAGCGACCTGACCCGCAAGGCCGCCGCTTTCAACGCGTCGGAACAGGGCTCTTCGCGCCGGATCAAGCGCTTCATGGTGTTGACCGAAGCGCCCAGCATCGATGCCGGGGAGATCACCGACAAGGGCTACGTGAACCAGCGGCTGGTCATCTCCCGCCGGGCAAACCTGGTGCAGCAGCTGTATCTCGATCCGCCTGCACAGGGCGTCATCCAGCTCTGA
- a CDS encoding alpha/beta hydrolase, whose amino-acid sequence MTFDDALRNLRGRFNLPELKPLDLKLPIDRLRQQFLKIDYSAEPDAPELAEVRALIIPGAGGPIKARLYVPLGAGVPPGPGILFFHGGGFVLGDLDSHDMLCRRMAEGSRCRVLAIDYRLAPENCFPCAHDDALAAWAWVQEKGAKAAGMDPARVAVAGDSAGGNIAAYLAQEMVRVKGPKPAFQLLLYPLLQFADIRSKKMTPQESGFFISAGLFDFFRGHYLPDPASYMDPRISPLFAPMEQLRGLPPAHIIVCGWDPLHDEGLAYAAKLSGLGVKATHREYASMVHGFLNLTHISSTAREVAREVGEVTGRALGAL is encoded by the coding sequence ATGACGTTCGATGATGCCCTTCGCAACCTCAGGGGCCGGTTCAATCTCCCGGAACTGAAGCCGCTTGACCTGAAGCTGCCAATTGACCGTTTGCGCCAACAGTTCCTCAAGATCGACTACAGCGCCGAACCCGACGCGCCGGAGCTGGCAGAAGTCCGCGCCCTGATCATCCCCGGCGCAGGCGGCCCGATCAAGGCGCGGCTTTACGTGCCGCTTGGCGCGGGTGTGCCGCCCGGGCCCGGCATCCTGTTTTTCCACGGCGGCGGGTTCGTGCTCGGCGATCTCGACAGCCACGACATGCTGTGCCGGCGCATGGCCGAAGGCTCACGTTGCCGCGTCCTCGCCATCGATTATCGCCTTGCGCCGGAAAACTGCTTTCCCTGCGCCCATGACGACGCCCTCGCGGCCTGGGCCTGGGTGCAGGAGAAGGGTGCGAAGGCAGCCGGCATGGACCCGGCGCGCGTGGCTGTTGCCGGGGACAGCGCAGGAGGCAATATTGCAGCCTACCTCGCGCAGGAAATGGTGCGCGTGAAGGGACCGAAGCCGGCGTTCCAGCTGCTGCTGTATCCGTTGCTGCAGTTCGCAGACATCCGCTCAAAGAAGATGACCCCTCAGGAGAGCGGCTTCTTCATCTCGGCCGGCCTGTTCGACTTCTTCCGGGGCCACTACCTTCCCGACCCCGCGTCCTACATGGATCCGCGCATCTCTCCCCTGTTCGCGCCGATGGAACAGCTGCGCGGCTTGCCGCCGGCCCATATCATCGTCTGCGGATGGGATCCCTTGCATGACGAGGGACTTGCCTATGCGGCCAAGCTCAGCGGCCTCGGTGTGAAAGCTACCCACCGCGAGTATGCTTCGATGGTGCATGGCTTCCTCAACCTGACCCATATTTCGTCGACCGCCCGGGAAGTTGCGCGCGAGGTGGGTGAAGTCACCGGGCGTGCGCTGGGAGCGCTCTGA
- a CDS encoding TonB-dependent receptor, translating to MKFSKLLLSSASAAMIAFVPAYAQETGTDTVTVETPEATAERESAIDRVLGTITVTATKKADVENVQSVPVAITAFNAETLEALQVRDVSSLSYSAPNIQLEDVGTARGTANFSIRGLGINSSIPSIDPTVGVFVDGVYLGVNNGVVLDLFDLDSVEILRGPQGLLFGRNTTGGAILLNTGNPTDTFQYKAKATYEGPIDDDRGGPSSTLQAGISGPIVEGKLNGKLGAYYNYDEGYFLNKFTNDNIGEAQTFILRGALEYMATEDLTFLGKIEAFSTQTDGPAARNSGVYDRDSFDIAVDNVGSYKNDTIFASLRTDYDVNFGNGRITNIFGYRDLDSTSNGDIDALPLFLFHSDTELVQEQISNELRYAGTFGKADITTGVFYFNQEIGYTERRNLPTVTAAQFNGGGFQDHTVYGVFGQLDYAFTDKLTGIFGLRYGTEEKDVDITYVRPRPFCSVVDSTCPTTGTNPFVPGEPNGFSDSQKWENLNPKIGFQYAFSDLMQVYGHYTQGVRSGGYNFRITNAAAFEALFPPGGSRAFDEEQVNAYELGFKYETDDRRGQINAAVFFNDITDMQRELNLSSPTSGVAQTIVNTADAEILGFEVEGRYAVTDNLLLTANIGLLDAEYTNVIFDISGNGTVGPEDLALALPRVPEATYGVGALHDLDLGARGSLVSRVSFQHRDEFAYTDNNFGYVDEADQVDANFTWNTPYDGFSVSLFGKNLLDEAVAGGDTQVPFGGALAGAVPDGQNLSNGVNAPFDPNPAAGTFQPLQPGRTIGIEFTIRG from the coding sequence ATGAAATTCAGCAAACTCCTGCTGTCGTCGGCATCGGCGGCAATGATCGCATTTGTGCCCGCCTACGCCCAAGAAACCGGCACGGACACTGTCACCGTTGAAACGCCGGAAGCCACCGCCGAGCGCGAGTCGGCCATCGACCGCGTCCTCGGCACGATCACCGTCACCGCCACCAAGAAAGCGGACGTCGAGAACGTCCAGTCGGTTCCGGTTGCCATCACGGCGTTCAACGCCGAGACGCTCGAAGCCCTTCAGGTTCGCGACGTCTCCAGCCTTTCCTACTCGGCCCCGAACATCCAGCTTGAAGACGTCGGCACCGCACGCGGCACCGCCAACTTCTCGATCCGCGGCCTCGGCATCAACTCCTCGATTCCGTCCATCGACCCGACCGTCGGCGTGTTCGTTGACGGCGTTTACCTCGGCGTGAACAACGGCGTCGTGCTTGACCTGTTTGACCTCGACAGCGTCGAGATCCTGCGCGGCCCGCAAGGCCTGCTGTTCGGCCGCAACACCACCGGCGGCGCGATCCTGCTGAACACCGGCAACCCGACCGACACGTTCCAGTACAAAGCCAAGGCAACATACGAAGGCCCGATCGATGATGATCGCGGCGGCCCGTCCTCGACCCTGCAAGCCGGCATTTCCGGCCCGATCGTCGAAGGCAAGCTGAACGGCAAGCTCGGCGCCTATTACAACTATGACGAAGGCTACTTCCTCAACAAGTTCACCAACGACAACATCGGCGAAGCCCAGACCTTCATCCTGCGCGGCGCGCTCGAGTACATGGCGACGGAAGACCTGACCTTCCTCGGCAAGATCGAAGCCTTCAGCACACAGACGGACGGCCCTGCCGCCCGCAACTCCGGCGTCTACGACCGCGACAGCTTCGACATCGCCGTCGACAATGTCGGCAGCTACAAGAACGACACGATCTTCGCGTCGCTTCGCACCGACTATGATGTGAACTTCGGCAATGGCCGCATCACCAACATCTTCGGCTACCGCGACCTCGATTCCACCTCGAACGGTGACATCGACGCCCTGCCGCTCTTCCTGTTCCACTCGGACACCGAACTGGTTCAGGAGCAGATCTCGAACGAGCTGCGCTATGCCGGCACGTTCGGCAAGGCCGACATCACGACCGGCGTCTTCTACTTCAACCAGGAGATCGGCTACACCGAGCGCCGCAACCTGCCGACCGTGACTGCGGCGCAGTTCAACGGCGGCGGCTTCCAGGACCACACGGTCTACGGCGTGTTCGGCCAGCTCGATTATGCGTTCACGGACAAACTGACCGGCATCTTCGGCCTGCGCTACGGTACGGAAGAGAAAGACGTGGACATCACCTACGTGCGTCCGCGTCCGTTCTGCTCGGTCGTTGACAGCACCTGCCCGACCACCGGCACCAACCCGTTCGTACCTGGCGAGCCAAACGGCTTCTCCGACTCGCAGAAATGGGAAAACCTGAACCCGAAGATCGGCTTCCAGTACGCCTTCAGCGACCTGATGCAGGTCTACGGCCACTACACCCAGGGCGTCCGCTCGGGTGGCTACAACTTCCGCATCACCAATGCTGCAGCCTTCGAAGCCCTGTTCCCTCCGGGCGGCAGCCGCGCTTTCGACGAAGAGCAGGTCAACGCCTACGAACTCGGCTTCAAGTATGAAACCGACGACCGCCGCGGCCAGATCAACGCCGCTGTGTTCTTCAACGACATCACGGACATGCAGCGCGAACTGAACCTGTCCTCGCCGACCTCCGGCGTGGCACAGACGATCGTCAACACGGCCGATGCCGAAATCCTCGGCTTCGAAGTCGAGGGCCGCTACGCCGTCACCGACAATCTCCTGCTGACCGCCAATATCGGCCTGCTGGACGCGGAATACACCAACGTCATTTTCGACATTTCGGGTAACGGCACGGTGGGTCCGGAAGACCTCGCCCTCGCCCTCCCCCGCGTGCCGGAAGCGACCTATGGCGTCGGCGCCCTGCATGACCTCGACCTCGGTGCACGCGGCTCGCTCGTCTCGCGCGTCAGCTTCCAGCACCGCGACGAGTTCGCCTACACCGACAACAACTTCGGTTATGTCGATGAGGCCGACCAGGTCGATGCGAACTTCACCTGGAACACGCCGTATGACGGCTTCTCGGTTTCGCTGTTCGGCAAGAACCTCCTCGACGAAGCGGTTGCCGGCGGTGACACGCAGGTTCCGTTTGGCGGCGCCCTCGCCGGCGCGGTTCCGGATGGCCAGAACCTGTCGAACGGCGTGAACGCCCCGTTCGATCCGAACCCGGCTGCCGGCACGTTCCAGCCGCTGCAACCGGGCCGCACGATCGGCATCGAGTTCACGATCCGCGGCTAG
- a CDS encoding TonB-dependent receptor: MKTFKGMLFCASAIALGGSHLAFAQEDESERKLGTVTVTGSLIQGTPEDAALPVDVLSAEDLRLQGNPSALDIIKSLPVSSGVLGDTNQFDGRAQGSEGSGTVNLRGLGSSRTLVLLDGKRLAPNPFAFAGNGSVDTNILPLAAIGRIEILKDGAAATYGSDAVAGVVNFITRTDFDGFEVGGDYTVVDGSDGDYKLNAVGGWDTDFGNFLLAAGYQHRSELATTERDWALKPFLDNPQGGWSLVGNPGAFLPVGAAFTPVQGVTRDPGCGVIGGIPLLSGATPVCSFQFTPFDNIVEEDNRYQVLGKADFDLSDKHRLSVQGFYSATEVPRIAYSPSFPPVGGASSPTADASLVPGQFYVPATNPGFAALVAQNPGLVSPAATGAYLIATRPLGYAGNALEGGRGSERSYREYEHFRISADLKGELTDSINYTLSALTGSQTGRRTNEDTVVNRYALALRGLGGDTCNVAANTPGLNGCLWFNPFSNAITANAVTGQANPNSIGANSIEVLDFILEDTFTEQEIKLTVLEGVLDGQLPIALGDGNIGWAFGGQYRKEEFDRQYNDIANLDVTPCIATVTTGATNCAQPVGALGFLAGSRPLSAEQDIYALFGELSLPFTENFNASLAARYEDYGGDIGSTFDPKLSVRWQVAEPLAFRASIGTTFRGPALTQVATGSLTSLQSVGGTFRAVDIAGNPGLKPESALTYNVGGIFKTGNFNLNVDYWSFDFDDSVVTEPVASMVAAMFPTGLPNNCGNPAFAALQARFTFTGPCAVANVSRLSTQYTNGPNIKTSGIDVLTDYTFEDVFGRGVDLELGGSGSYVLEYEVGEVTVEGIAVGAPFSAVGFLNFQTIATPLPELKFEAYANASTENVNARLTARYIGEYEDQRTGLFTVGNPNFPTPGIILPQGQTIKSQVTYDGTVVIQMPWDSTMSFSVENILDTKPPFARLELNYDPYTGDAVGRTFKIGFTKRFGAGS, translated from the coding sequence ATGAAAACTTTCAAAGGAATGCTGTTTTGCGCCTCAGCCATTGCGCTGGGCGGCTCACATCTTGCGTTTGCGCAGGAAGACGAAAGCGAGCGCAAGCTCGGTACGGTGACGGTCACCGGCTCACTGATCCAGGGCACGCCGGAAGATGCCGCGCTGCCGGTTGACGTGCTGTCTGCGGAAGACCTGCGCCTGCAAGGCAACCCGTCCGCGCTGGACATCATCAAGTCACTGCCGGTTTCGAGCGGCGTGCTGGGGGATACCAACCAGTTCGACGGACGGGCCCAGGGCTCGGAAGGCTCCGGCACGGTCAACCTGCGCGGCCTTGGTTCTTCACGCACGCTCGTGCTGCTTGACGGCAAGCGCCTCGCGCCGAACCCCTTCGCCTTTGCCGGCAACGGCTCGGTTGACACCAACATCCTGCCGCTGGCCGCCATCGGCCGGATCGAGATCCTGAAGGACGGCGCGGCCGCGACTTACGGTTCTGACGCTGTGGCAGGCGTCGTCAACTTCATCACGCGCACGGACTTTGACGGCTTCGAAGTCGGCGGCGACTACACGGTCGTTGATGGGTCTGACGGCGACTACAAACTCAACGCCGTGGGTGGCTGGGATACGGACTTCGGAAACTTCCTGCTCGCAGCCGGCTACCAGCACCGGTCCGAACTGGCGACGACCGAGCGCGACTGGGCGCTGAAACCCTTCCTCGACAACCCGCAGGGCGGCTGGTCGCTGGTTGGCAACCCCGGCGCATTCCTGCCTGTCGGCGCGGCGTTCACCCCGGTTCAGGGCGTGACACGTGATCCGGGCTGCGGCGTCATTGGCGGTATCCCGCTGCTCAGCGGGGCGACCCCGGTGTGCAGCTTCCAGTTCACGCCGTTCGACAATATCGTCGAAGAAGACAACCGCTACCAAGTGCTCGGCAAGGCCGACTTTGACCTGAGCGACAAGCATCGCCTGTCGGTGCAGGGCTTCTATTCGGCCACAGAAGTTCCGCGCATTGCCTATTCGCCGTCCTTCCCGCCAGTTGGCGGCGCAAGCTCGCCGACGGCAGACGCCTCGCTGGTGCCCGGCCAGTTCTATGTGCCCGCCACCAACCCCGGCTTTGCCGCATTGGTTGCCCAGAACCCCGGCCTCGTCTCGCCGGCTGCGACGGGCGCCTACCTTATTGCCACGCGCCCGCTGGGCTATGCCGGCAACGCCCTGGAAGGTGGACGCGGTTCTGAACGCAGCTACCGCGAGTATGAGCACTTCCGCATTTCAGCAGACCTGAAAGGCGAACTGACGGACTCGATCAACTACACCCTTTCGGCACTGACCGGTTCGCAAACCGGCCGGCGCACCAACGAAGACACCGTCGTCAACCGCTACGCCCTCGCGCTGCGCGGACTTGGCGGCGACACGTGTAACGTTGCCGCGAACACGCCGGGCCTCAACGGTTGCCTCTGGTTCAACCCGTTCTCCAACGCGATCACGGCCAATGCCGTTACCGGACAGGCGAACCCGAACTCGATCGGGGCCAACTCGATCGAAGTGCTTGATTTCATTCTCGAGGACACGTTCACCGAGCAGGAAATCAAACTGACCGTGCTGGAAGGTGTTCTTGACGGGCAGCTCCCGATTGCCCTGGGCGATGGCAACATCGGCTGGGCCTTCGGCGGTCAGTACCGGAAAGAAGAGTTCGACCGTCAGTACAATGACATTGCCAACCTGGACGTGACGCCGTGCATCGCGACGGTCACGACTGGCGCAACGAACTGTGCCCAACCCGTCGGCGCGCTCGGCTTCCTTGCCGGTTCGCGTCCACTCAGCGCCGAACAGGACATTTACGCCCTGTTTGGAGAGCTGAGCCTGCCCTTCACCGAAAACTTCAACGCCTCGCTTGCGGCGCGTTATGAAGATTACGGCGGCGATATCGGTTCGACCTTCGACCCCAAACTGTCGGTCCGTTGGCAAGTTGCCGAACCGCTGGCCTTCCGCGCCTCGATCGGCACCACGTTCCGTGGTCCGGCCCTGACCCAGGTTGCAACCGGTTCCCTGACTTCGCTGCAAAGCGTCGGCGGCACCTTCCGCGCCGTGGACATCGCGGGCAACCCCGGCCTGAAGCCTGAAAGCGCGCTGACCTATAACGTCGGCGGTATCTTCAAGACGGGTAACTTCAACCTGAACGTCGACTACTGGAGCTTCGACTTTGACGATTCGGTCGTGACCGAGCCAGTGGCCAGCATGGTCGCCGCCATGTTCCCGACCGGGCTGCCGAACAATTGCGGAAACCCGGCGTTTGCTGCCCTGCAAGCCCGCTTCACGTTCACCGGCCCCTGCGCCGTGGCCAACGTGTCGCGCCTGTCTACGCAGTACACGAACGGTCCGAACATCAAGACGTCGGGTATCGACGTCCTGACGGACTACACGTTCGAGGACGTGTTCGGCCGCGGTGTCGATCTCGAACTCGGCGGTAGCGGCAGCTATGTGCTGGAGTATGAAGTTGGCGAAGTGACCGTGGAAGGCATCGCCGTCGGCGCGCCGTTCTCGGCGGTCGGCTTCCTGAACTTCCAGACCATCGCAACGCCGCTGCCGGAACTGAAGTTCGAGGCCTATGCCAACGCATCGACCGAGAACGTCAACGCCCGCCTGACGGCGCGCTATATCGGCGAGTATGAAGACCAGCGGACGGGTCTGTTCACAGTGGGCAACCCGAACTTCCCGACGCCGGGCATCATCCTGCCGCAAGGCCAGACGATCAAGTCGCAGGTCACGTATGACGGCACGGTTGTCATCCAGATGCCCTGGGACTCGACGATGTCCTTCTCGGTCGAGAACATCCTCGACACGAAACCGCCGTTTGCCCGCCTTGAGCTGAACTATGATCCGTACACGGGCGACGCCGTCGGCCGCACGTTCAAGATCGGCTTCACCAAGCGCTTTGGCGCTGGCAGCTAG
- a CDS encoding YdiU family protein, giving the protein MRPVPFSRMASDFADPVAPANFPEKVLRWRNQRWAEAVGLGELSGTAWLEHFAAFRPLPGNLPQPLAMRYHGHQFGVYNPDLGDGRGFLFAQLRDLAGRLLDLGTKGSGQTPWSRNGDGRLTLKGGVREILAASYLEALGVNTSKAFSLVETGEALQRGDEPSPTRSSVLVRLSHSHIRFGTFQRAAYLDDREALARLVDYCVAEFHPEADDPDMSRKTCALLERVALATGRMIGQWMAAGFVHGVMNTDNFNITGETFDFGPWRFMAQSDPNFTAAYFDQQGLYRFGRQPVQGGWALQQLASALLPLAGADDLARALVPYEAAYRDSFSDHTHALLGLVPTGDAASDLGFLQAFYGWMTQSGAGWAQTFFDWFGGEASSQRAAASPQAHLYAAAAFGPVHTALNARAPIRPGRLAASYFQEPAPVSLVIEEVEALWAPIAAEDDWSAFAAKTAHIEAARQALL; this is encoded by the coding sequence ATGCGCCCGGTCCCATTCTCTCGGATGGCATCGGATTTCGCTGATCCGGTGGCCCCTGCAAACTTTCCAGAAAAAGTGTTGCGCTGGCGCAACCAGCGATGGGCCGAAGCGGTCGGATTGGGCGAACTGTCGGGGACAGCCTGGCTGGAACATTTTGCAGCGTTCAGGCCCCTGCCCGGCAACCTGCCGCAGCCGCTCGCGATGCGCTATCACGGCCACCAGTTCGGCGTGTACAATCCCGATCTCGGCGACGGGCGCGGGTTCCTGTTCGCCCAGCTGCGCGATCTCGCCGGGCGCCTGCTGGACCTCGGCACCAAAGGCTCGGGCCAGACCCCCTGGTCCCGCAACGGGGACGGCCGGCTCACCCTGAAAGGCGGCGTGCGCGAGATCCTCGCGGCGTCCTACCTCGAGGCGCTCGGCGTCAACACGTCGAAGGCATTCAGCCTCGTCGAGACCGGCGAAGCCCTGCAGCGCGGCGACGAGCCGTCGCCGACGCGCTCATCGGTGCTTGTCCGGCTGTCGCACAGCCATATCCGGTTCGGCACGTTCCAGCGCGCCGCCTACCTGGACGACCGCGAAGCGCTCGCCCGGCTAGTCGACTATTGCGTCGCGGAGTTCCACCCTGAGGCTGACGATCCGGACATGTCCCGCAAGACCTGCGCGCTGCTGGAACGCGTCGCCCTCGCGACCGGCCGGATGATCGGACAGTGGATGGCAGCGGGTTTTGTCCACGGCGTGATGAACACCGACAATTTCAACATCACCGGCGAGACCTTCGACTTCGGCCCGTGGCGCTTCATGGCGCAGTCGGACCCGAACTTCACCGCCGCCTATTTCGACCAGCAGGGTCTCTACCGGTTTGGCCGCCAGCCCGTGCAAGGCGGCTGGGCACTGCAGCAGCTGGCCTCGGCGCTGCTGCCGCTTGCCGGCGCCGACGATCTCGCAAGAGCGCTCGTGCCCTATGAAGCGGCCTATCGCGACAGCTTCAGCGACCACACCCACGCGCTCCTGGGCCTCGTCCCCACCGGCGACGCCGCCAGTGACCTCGGGTTCCTGCAGGCCTTTTATGGCTGGATGACCCAGTCAGGCGCCGGTTGGGCTCAGACCTTCTTCGACTGGTTCGGCGGCGAAGCAAGCAGCCAGCGTGCCGCCGCCTCGCCCCAGGCGCATCTCTATGCCGCTGCCGCCTTCGGCCCCGTCCATACCGCCCTGAACGCGCGCGCGCCCATCCGCCCGGGCCGCCTCGCTGCCTCTTATTTCCAGGAGCCCGCCCCCGTCAGCCTGGTCATCGAGGAAGTGGAAGCGCTCTGGGCGCCGATTGCCGCCGAGGATGACTGGTCGGCCTTCGCCGCCAAGACCGCACATATCGAAGCAGCACGGCAGGCCTTGCTGTAG